One region of Bradyrhizobium betae genomic DNA includes:
- a CDS encoding acyl-CoA synthetase, translated as MAVRYYDWIAHHGRRTPDKVAVIDLASERRFTYSQLDARVARLAGFLRDTLKVSRGDRVAVLALNTTDTLEVQFACGRLGAIFVPLNTRLTVPELQFITADCAPKVMIHDTDLADTALSVAKLCNVATSLLLGPDGAYEAGIAAAKPLARAEEVTLDDVSTIMYTSGTTGHPKGATITHGMTFWNCVNLGGPACIGPASVLLTVLPLFHTGGLNCYTNPVLHAGGTVQIMRAFDPGVALGLISDPAQGINVFFGVPAIYQFMAQHPAFATTDLGRLIVGGVGGAPMPVPLLKVWEARGVALQQGYGMTETSPAVLVLDREDAARKAGSAGKPVLHTEVRIVRPDGGDADVGELGELWVKGPNITPGYWNRPEANKTSFTDGWLHTGDATRIDEEGFYYIVDRWKDMYISGGENVYPAEVENVLHQLNAIAEAAVIGIPDPQWGEVGLAIVAVKPGQRLTEADVFTHCAANLARFKCPRQVRFVDALPRNATGKIHKPTLRKDFSVASEVDRKVANA; from the coding sequence GTGGCCGTTCGTTACTACGACTGGATCGCCCATCATGGCCGCCGCACACCTGACAAGGTCGCGGTCATCGACCTCGCCAGCGAGCGCCGCTTCACCTATTCGCAGCTCGATGCGCGTGTCGCGCGCCTGGCTGGCTTCCTCCGCGATACGCTCAAGGTCTCGCGCGGCGACCGGGTCGCGGTGCTGGCACTGAACACGACCGATACGCTGGAGGTGCAGTTCGCCTGCGGGCGTCTCGGCGCGATCTTCGTGCCGCTCAACACCCGCCTCACCGTTCCCGAGCTCCAGTTCATCACCGCCGACTGCGCGCCGAAGGTGATGATCCACGACACCGATCTCGCCGACACCGCCCTGAGCGTTGCAAAGCTCTGCAACGTCGCGACCAGCCTGCTGCTCGGCCCCGACGGCGCCTATGAGGCCGGCATCGCAGCCGCCAAACCTCTCGCCCGTGCCGAAGAGGTCACGCTCGATGACGTCTCGACCATCATGTACACGTCGGGCACCACGGGGCATCCGAAGGGCGCGACCATCACCCATGGCATGACGTTCTGGAACTGCGTCAATCTCGGCGGCCCCGCCTGCATCGGGCCGGCCTCGGTGCTGCTCACCGTGCTGCCGCTGTTCCACACCGGCGGGCTGAATTGCTACACCAATCCGGTGCTGCATGCTGGCGGCACCGTGCAAATCATGCGTGCCTTCGATCCCGGTGTCGCGCTCGGCCTGATCAGCGATCCCGCACAGGGCATCAACGTGTTCTTCGGCGTGCCCGCGATCTACCAGTTCATGGCACAGCATCCGGCCTTCGCGACCACCGACCTCGGCCGGCTGATCGTCGGCGGTGTCGGCGGCGCGCCGATGCCGGTGCCGCTGCTGAAAGTCTGGGAGGCGCGCGGCGTCGCGCTTCAGCAAGGCTACGGCATGACCGAGACGTCGCCTGCCGTGCTGGTGCTCGACCGCGAGGACGCAGCGCGGAAAGCCGGCTCCGCCGGCAAGCCGGTGCTGCACACGGAGGTGCGGATCGTCCGCCCCGACGGCGGCGACGCCGATGTCGGCGAACTCGGGGAGCTCTGGGTGAAGGGGCCGAACATCACGCCCGGCTACTGGAACAGGCCCGAAGCGAACAAGACGTCGTTCACCGACGGCTGGCTGCACACCGGCGACGCGACCCGCATCGACGAGGAAGGCTTCTACTACATCGTCGACCGCTGGAAGGACATGTACATCTCCGGCGGCGAAAACGTCTATCCGGCTGAGGTCGAGAACGTCCTGCATCAGCTCAATGCGATCGCGGAAGCCGCCGTGATCGGCATTCCCGACCCGCAATGGGGCGAGGTCGGCCTCGCCATCGTCGCGGTCAAGCCCGGTCAGCGGCTGACCGAAGCCGATGTTTTCACGCATTGCGCGGCGAATCTGGCGCGGTTCAAATGTCCGCGGCAGGTTCGCTTTGTCGATGCGCTGCCGCGCAACGCGACCGGCAAGATCCACAAGCCGACCTTGCGCAAGGACTTTTCGGTCGCCTCGGAAGTCGACAGGAAAGTCGCCAACGCCTGA
- a CDS encoding ABC transporter substrate-binding protein encodes MNKKLSLLAAAAALTLLTAQGAYAQKKYDTGASDTEIKIGNVEAYSGPASAYGIIGKTEDAYFKMINDQGGINGRKINFISYDDGYSPPKTVEQVRKLIESDEVFLVFNALGTPTQTAVQKYHNAKKVPQLFLATGASKWNDPKAFPWTMGFQPSYRVEARIFAKYIMKAKPDAKVAIFYANDDFGKDYVAGIKEIFGEKASSLIVAEESYETTEPSIDSHIVKLKGTGANVFVNIATPKFAAQAIKKIAELEWKPMQVMTDVSISIGAVMQPAGLQASEGVLSAGYLKDAADPQWKDDDGMKKFLAFVNKYMPGADITDTNLVYGYAAAQTLVQTLKQCGDDLTRENVMKQAASLKDFAPDTLIPGIKINTGSGDFAPIEQLKMMQFKGGKWDLFGDIISAETGG; translated from the coding sequence ATGAACAAGAAACTCTCCCTGCTTGCCGCGGCAGCCGCGCTGACGTTGCTCACGGCCCAGGGCGCTTACGCGCAGAAGAAATACGACACCGGCGCCAGCGACACCGAGATCAAGATCGGCAATGTCGAGGCCTATTCCGGCCCCGCTTCCGCCTACGGCATCATCGGCAAGACCGAAGACGCCTATTTCAAGATGATCAACGACCAAGGCGGCATCAACGGCCGCAAGATCAATTTCATCTCCTACGACGACGGCTACTCGCCGCCGAAGACCGTGGAGCAGGTCCGCAAGCTGATCGAGAGCGACGAAGTCTTTCTCGTCTTCAACGCGCTGGGCACGCCGACCCAGACCGCCGTGCAGAAATATCACAACGCCAAGAAGGTGCCGCAGCTCTTCCTCGCCACCGGCGCCAGCAAGTGGAACGATCCGAAAGCCTTCCCGTGGACCATGGGCTTCCAGCCCAGCTACCGGGTCGAGGCGCGGATCTTCGCGAAATACATCATGAAGGCAAAGCCCGATGCCAAGGTCGCGATCTTCTATGCCAATGATGATTTCGGCAAGGACTACGTCGCCGGCATCAAGGAGATCTTCGGCGAGAAGGCGTCCTCGCTGATCGTCGCGGAAGAGAGCTATGAGACCACCGAGCCTTCGATCGATTCCCACATCGTCAAGCTGAAGGGCACCGGCGCGAATGTCTTCGTCAACATCGCGACGCCAAAATTCGCGGCACAGGCGATCAAGAAGATCGCCGAACTCGAATGGAAGCCGATGCAAGTGATGACCGACGTCTCGATCTCGATCGGCGCGGTGATGCAGCCGGCCGGCCTGCAGGCCTCCGAGGGCGTGCTGTCGGCGGGCTACCTGAAGGACGCCGCCGACCCGCAATGGAAGGACGACGACGGCATGAAGAAGTTCCTGGCCTTCGTGAACAAATACATGCCGGGCGCCGATATCACCGACACCAACCTGGTCTACGGCTATGCCGCCGCGCAGACTCTGGTACAGACATTGAAGCAGTGCGGCGACGATCTGACCCGGGAGAACGTGATGAAGCAGGCCGCGAGCCTGAAGGATTTCGCACCCGACACGCTGATCCCCGGCATCAAGATCAATACCGGCTCCGGCGACTTCGCCCCGATCGAGCAGCTCAAGATGATGCAGTTCAAGGGCGGCAAGTGGGACCTGTTCGGCGACATCATCAGCGCCGAAACGGGCGGCTGA
- a CDS encoding sulfotransferase family 2 domain-containing protein has translation MPRTDDREPSLTETAPAAIDAAGAPPLFFLHIRKTAGVSLRGLLANRFPADRVLFQAHSLSGRQQPGDAHFVTGHVGFDYAERFRVRPTIFTVLREPMARCTSAYDFFQSHSEAFFRTLAMELSTEEYQARRRFQDRARQLGAARFLAEEATLARYWLANVQTRQLAGATCQHLRDDDPRLLSVAQRHLADIDLAGILERQADTLQLLGRMMGWGALGPLQHLNRTPRSGEAVIDPDSLEVLRSWNELDLQLYDGARRLFEQKLGASASEPVPELAASIPTDGFTPDQPLHGSGWHERERHEGGGCAGIPGRSRH, from the coding sequence ATGCCCCGCACAGACGATCGGGAGCCGTCCCTGACGGAGACGGCTCCCGCCGCGATCGATGCGGCGGGCGCTCCGCCGCTTTTCTTTCTGCACATTCGCAAGACCGCGGGCGTTTCGCTGCGCGGCTTGCTCGCAAACCGCTTTCCCGCCGACCGGGTCCTGTTTCAGGCCCATTCGCTCAGCGGTCGACAACAGCCGGGCGATGCGCACTTCGTCACCGGTCATGTCGGCTTTGACTATGCCGAACGCTTCAGGGTGCGGCCGACGATCTTCACGGTTCTGCGCGAGCCGATGGCACGTTGCACCTCGGCCTATGATTTCTTCCAAAGCCACAGCGAGGCGTTCTTTCGTACACTCGCCATGGAGCTCAGCACCGAGGAATACCAGGCTCGGCGCCGGTTCCAGGATCGCGCGCGCCAGCTCGGCGCAGCACGCTTTCTGGCCGAGGAGGCGACGCTGGCGCGCTACTGGCTTGCAAATGTGCAGACGAGGCAGCTGGCCGGCGCCACGTGCCAACATCTGCGCGACGATGATCCGCGCCTGCTCAGTGTGGCACAACGACATCTCGCCGACATCGATCTGGCGGGCATCCTGGAGCGGCAGGCGGATACGCTGCAGTTGCTCGGACGGATGATGGGCTGGGGCGCGCTCGGTCCGCTGCAGCACCTCAACCGAACGCCGCGATCAGGCGAGGCGGTAATCGATCCGGATTCGCTCGAGGTCTTGCGGTCGTGGAACGAGCTCGATTTGCAGCTCTACGATGGGGCACGCCGATTGTTCGAACAGAAGCTTGGCGCGTCTGCCAGCGAACCGGTTCCGGAACTTGCGGCTTCGATCCCAACCGATGGCTTCACCCCGGACCAGCCGCTGCATGGGTCGGGTTGGCATGAGCGGGAGCGTCATGAGGGCGGTGGCTGTGCTGGAATTCCGGGTCGATCGCGACATTGA
- a CDS encoding glycosyltransferase family 2 protein has translation MSPDQPVFSVIIPLEYHRGQWEQSWLGWVSQTAEKSLYEIILVVPPDFTARDELRALAGDRARLEFTASEHDIGLCAFGATKARGSYLFFTESHCRPEPDVIELCIRAIDEHPDWVGFSCRSVPICHNRLSEAEAAIYQADIEFGMKVHPWRKVLDQCFVTRRDVYEECGGLREELGHFAEWVLAAAYYARGHAIGYLEEARFHHYYIGEIGELKKFTLDFVEGEIRYLSEGRRDPGGELLDIPAEWSAWYEDDAALARNALNALVRYSLTGRGWKRPDEKLRAFWRWATTALFGDLGARMAAWLAVSHARTVLSGLAVFGSPAAIARWLRCYIGALIHQQRLDCIRRLRSYSRSPAKLIGDSVLGQLGFHGMESWAGYRFCWSEPEAAVRIKGAPGRNIARIQSPGLRAPLDKIGVHFYLDGANVASSAVTIDRESYTLSLDLPASGVAILAWACPVFRGAGDSRRLGLAVAAIELRAA, from the coding sequence GTGAGTCCCGACCAGCCCGTGTTCTCCGTCATCATCCCGCTCGAATATCATCGCGGGCAGTGGGAGCAATCCTGGCTCGGCTGGGTGTCGCAGACCGCTGAGAAATCTCTCTACGAAATCATCCTGGTCGTGCCGCCCGACTTCACGGCGCGCGACGAGCTGAGGGCGCTCGCCGGCGACCGGGCGCGCCTGGAATTCACGGCATCGGAGCACGACATCGGGCTCTGCGCATTCGGCGCAACCAAGGCTCGCGGCAGCTATCTGTTCTTCACGGAATCGCACTGTCGGCCGGAGCCGGATGTAATCGAGCTCTGCATCCGCGCGATCGACGAGCATCCCGATTGGGTCGGGTTCTCCTGCAGATCGGTGCCGATCTGCCACAACCGTCTGTCTGAGGCGGAGGCCGCGATATACCAGGCCGACATAGAGTTCGGCATGAAGGTGCACCCATGGCGCAAGGTCCTGGATCAATGTTTCGTGACGCGGCGCGACGTATATGAGGAATGCGGCGGCCTGCGCGAGGAGCTCGGCCATTTTGCCGAATGGGTGCTCGCCGCCGCATATTACGCCAGAGGCCATGCGATCGGCTATCTCGAAGAAGCGCGCTTCCATCACTACTACATCGGCGAGATCGGCGAGTTGAAGAAATTCACGCTCGATTTCGTTGAAGGTGAGATCCGCTATCTCAGCGAGGGCCGCCGCGATCCCGGCGGCGAGCTGCTCGACATCCCGGCCGAATGGAGCGCGTGGTACGAAGATGACGCAGCGCTCGCCCGCAATGCGCTGAACGCGCTGGTCCGCTACAGCCTCACGGGCCGGGGCTGGAAGCGACCTGACGAAAAGCTGCGTGCCTTCTGGCGCTGGGCCACGACGGCACTGTTCGGCGACCTCGGCGCGCGTATGGCGGCGTGGCTAGCTGTCTCGCATGCGCGCACGGTTCTGAGCGGGCTTGCGGTGTTCGGATCCCCCGCAGCCATTGCGCGGTGGCTGAGGTGCTATATCGGAGCGCTGATCCACCAGCAAAGGCTCGATTGCATCCGTCGCCTTCGCTCGTATTCAAGGTCACCGGCGAAATTGATCGGCGACAGCGTCCTCGGGCAGCTTGGATTCCACGGAATGGAGTCCTGGGCTGGCTACAGATTTTGCTGGAGTGAGCCGGAGGCTGCGGTCCGCATCAAAGGCGCTCCCGGTCGCAATATTGCCCGCATCCAAAGCCCCGGACTCCGCGCGCCGCTGGACAAGATCGGTGTGCATTTCTACCTCGACGGCGCGAACGTCGCCTCTTCGGCGGTCACAATCGACCGCGAGAGCTATACGCTGAGCCTCGATCTGCCGGCCTCAGGTGTCGCAATTCTTGCATGGGCGTGCCCCGTATTCAGAGGTGCCGGTGATTCACGCCGCCTCGGGCTCGCCGTGGCAGCAATCGAGCTCCGAGCCGCCTGA
- a CDS encoding helix-turn-helix transcriptional regulator — protein sequence MQTQDKFTDKQLSDEQSREIAETIREELARRRISRQALAEQAKLSLSTLEKVLGGRRPFTLATTVRLEQALGVSLRKSAVVVTPPAASDVAPDSLGSYAHRAVTWLEDVYITLRPSFGDKDAIFAYRTEIVWEPKVSALVFREGERTDAAYEHTGEVAVPHQSGFIYLVIIKHGQHRVITVSRPTVAGEMYGIISTLRAGPGSQLTPIAAPIAYVPARNISNPSVGRVTSDHANYKLYRDHLRRTVDESFALFLPA from the coding sequence ATGCAGACGCAGGATAAATTCACCGACAAGCAGTTGTCGGACGAGCAGAGCCGCGAGATCGCGGAGACCATTCGCGAGGAGCTCGCCCGGCGCCGGATCTCCCGGCAGGCGCTGGCCGAGCAGGCCAAGCTCAGCCTGTCGACGCTGGAGAAGGTGCTTGGCGGCCGCCGGCCATTCACGCTGGCGACGACCGTGCGGCTGGAGCAGGCACTTGGCGTGTCCTTGCGAAAAAGTGCCGTCGTGGTGACGCCTCCGGCCGCAAGCGATGTCGCGCCCGACAGCCTCGGTTCCTATGCGCATCGCGCCGTGACCTGGCTCGAGGACGTCTACATCACGCTGCGGCCGTCGTTCGGCGACAAGGACGCGATCTTCGCCTACCGCACCGAAATCGTCTGGGAGCCGAAGGTCTCTGCACTGGTGTTCCGCGAGGGCGAGCGGACCGATGCGGCCTATGAGCACACCGGCGAGGTCGCTGTGCCGCACCAGTCCGGCTTCATCTATCTTGTCATCATCAAGCACGGCCAGCATCGCGTGATCACGGTGTCGCGGCCGACGGTGGCCGGCGAGATGTACGGCATCATCTCGACTCTCCGGGCCGGCCCCGGTTCGCAACTGACGCCGATCGCAGCACCGATCGCCTACGTGCCCGCAAGAAATATTTCCAATCCGTCCGTGGGACGGGTCACATCCGACCACGCAAACTACAAATTATATCGGGATCACCTTCGCCGCACGGTCGACGAATCGTTTGCTCTGTTTCTGCCCGCCTAG
- a CDS encoding marine proteobacterial sortase target protein, whose translation MDTYDAADSDEHPMLGRLIKLGLFLLVQGIAVMLVAFVALLVSFEPGWSATTEQASLLQPGDAKSGSLLLKDDGATIEAIRLGVDVDITVSGPTLRARVTQIFRNPTKDWVEATYVYPLAANGAVDTLKMVVGDRVIVGDIKERQQARVIYEQARRAGQKATLTEQERPNIFTNSVANIGPGETVLVQIEYQEPVHQSGNEYSLRLPLGVGPRYNPSPIVQSVDFRQDGSGWGATNSDPVPDRDRISPPVLDPARNAPVNPTSITVRLKAGFALGEVRSHHHNVKVESPDSTTRIVTLADGAVPADRDFELTWKPAAAKAPSVGLFRERVGDADYLLAFVTPPSAEQATQKPLPREVVFVIDNSGSMGGTSIVQAKASLTYALSRLQPNDRFNVIRFDDTMDMLFPTSVPADAAHVDEATSFVSALQARGGTEMVPAMRAALTDKLGDTSTVRQVVFLTDGAIGNEQQLFETITAMRGRSRVFMVGIGSAPNTYLMTRASELGRGAFTHIGSVEQVEERMRGLFAKLENPAVTGLSAKFSEARADVTPGIIPDVYRDEPLVLAAKLDKLAGSLEIKGRVGDRPWSVTLPLQNAAEGKGLSKLWAKRKIGDAEVARSLREMTPDDSDKAILALALDHQIVTRLTSLVAVDKTPSRPEGAPLKLSELPINLPAGWDFEKVFGERPHLTPTQLRERHADAGNQPAARRPAPAAPDAIRLPKTATSAELKMIAGLILIMLALILFVFNRRQSLLTDAA comes from the coding sequence ATGGACACCTACGACGCAGCCGACAGCGACGAACACCCCATGCTGGGCCGGCTGATCAAGCTCGGATTGTTTCTTCTCGTGCAGGGCATCGCGGTAATGCTGGTCGCCTTCGTGGCGCTGCTGGTGAGCTTCGAGCCGGGTTGGTCGGCAACGACGGAGCAGGCCAGCCTGCTGCAGCCCGGCGATGCCAAATCCGGATCCCTGCTGCTGAAGGACGACGGCGCCACCATCGAGGCGATCCGGCTCGGCGTCGACGTCGACATCACGGTATCAGGCCCGACCTTGCGTGCCCGGGTCACCCAGATCTTCCGCAACCCGACCAAGGACTGGGTCGAGGCGACCTATGTCTATCCGCTGGCAGCCAACGGCGCCGTCGATACGCTGAAGATGGTGGTCGGCGACCGCGTCATCGTCGGCGACATCAAGGAGCGGCAGCAGGCCCGCGTGATCTACGAGCAGGCGCGCCGTGCCGGCCAGAAGGCGACGCTCACCGAGCAGGAGCGTCCGAACATCTTCACCAATTCGGTCGCCAATATCGGCCCCGGCGAGACCGTGCTGGTGCAGATCGAGTACCAGGAGCCCGTGCATCAGAGCGGCAACGAATATTCGCTGCGCCTGCCGCTGGGGGTCGGGCCGCGCTACAATCCGTCACCGATCGTGCAGAGCGTCGACTTCCGCCAGGATGGCTCCGGCTGGGGCGCGACCAATTCGGATCCGGTGCCGGACCGCGACCGCATCTCGCCGCCCGTGCTGGATCCCGCCAGGAACGCGCCGGTCAATCCGACCAGCATCACGGTCCGTCTGAAGGCCGGCTTTGCCCTGGGCGAAGTCAGGAGCCACCACCACAACGTCAAGGTCGAGAGCCCGGACAGCACGACGCGAATCGTCACGCTCGCCGATGGCGCCGTGCCCGCCGACCGCGATTTCGAGCTGACCTGGAAGCCGGCCGCCGCGAAGGCGCCGTCGGTCGGCCTGTTCCGCGAGCGGGTCGGCGATGCCGACTATTTGCTCGCCTTCGTGACCCCGCCCAGCGCCGAGCAGGCGACACAGAAGCCGCTGCCGCGCGAGGTCGTGTTCGTGATCGACAATTCCGGCTCGATGGGCGGCACGTCGATCGTGCAGGCCAAGGCCAGCCTGACTTACGCCCTCTCCCGGCTTCAACCCAATGACCGCTTCAACGTCATCCGCTTCGACGACACGATGGACATGCTGTTCCCGACCTCCGTGCCGGCCGACGCCGCGCATGTCGACGAAGCCACATCGTTCGTCAGCGCCCTGCAGGCGCGCGGCGGCACCGAGATGGTGCCGGCAATGCGCGCCGCGCTGACCGACAAGCTCGGCGACACCAGCACCGTTCGCCAGGTCGTGTTCCTGACCGACGGCGCGATCGGCAACGAACAGCAATTGTTCGAAACGATCACGGCGATGCGCGGCCGCTCGCGCGTGTTCATGGTCGGCATCGGGTCCGCGCCCAACACCTATCTGATGACGCGCGCTTCCGAGCTCGGCCGTGGCGCCTTCACTCATATCGGTTCCGTCGAGCAGGTCGAGGAACGCATGCGCGGCCTGTTCGCCAAGCTGGAGAACCCGGCAGTGACCGGCCTCAGCGCGAAATTCTCCGAAGCCAGGGCCGACGTGACGCCGGGAATCATTCCCGACGTCTATCGCGACGAGCCGCTGGTGCTTGCGGCAAAGCTCGACAAGCTCGCCGGCTCGCTCGAGATCAAGGGCCGTGTCGGCGACCGTCCGTGGTCGGTGACGCTGCCTCTGCAAAACGCGGCCGAGGGCAAGGGCCTGTCGAAGCTCTGGGCCAAGCGCAAGATCGGCGATGCCGAAGTGGCGCGCTCCCTGCGCGAGATGACGCCAGACGACTCCGACAAGGCGATCCTGGCGCTCGCGCTCGACCATCAGATCGTCACGCGGCTCACCAGCCTGGTCGCAGTCGACAAGACGCCGAGCCGTCCCGAAGGCGCACCGCTCAAGCTCAGCGAATTGCCGATAAACCTGCCGGCCGGCTGGGATTTCGAGAAGGTCTTTGGCGAACGGCCGCATTTGACGCCGACACAGTTGCGCGAGCGGCATGCCGACGCAGGCAACCAGCCGGCGGCCCGGCGGCCGGCACCCGCCGCACCCGATGCGATCCGCCTGCCCAAGACCGCAACCTCGGCCGAGCTGAAGATGATCGCAGGCCTGATCCTGATCATGCTCGCCCTGATCCTGTTCGTGTTCAACCGTCGTCAGTCCTTGCTCACTGACGCCGCTTGA
- a CDS encoding class GN sortase, whose translation MFRFISPLALALTGTLLFGDGAYIHAKAWLAQVLLERAFDRSVATGEAVKPWSWADTWPVARIEVKRIGASAIVLEGTSGQALAFGPGHLHRTVDAGERGIAVYAAHRDTHFRFLRNVAIGDVIDVTRGDGKHFRYRADSSAVVRFDESVIDPVTQDVELVLATCWPFDAVTPGPERYILHATLIGTGE comes from the coding sequence ATGTTTCGCTTCATCTCTCCCCTGGCTCTCGCACTGACCGGCACCCTCCTGTTCGGCGACGGCGCCTATATTCATGCCAAGGCATGGCTCGCTCAGGTGCTACTCGAGCGCGCGTTCGACCGGAGCGTTGCGACCGGCGAGGCCGTCAAGCCATGGTCGTGGGCCGACACCTGGCCGGTCGCGCGGATCGAGGTGAAGCGGATCGGCGCCAGCGCCATCGTGCTGGAAGGCACCAGCGGCCAGGCGCTCGCCTTCGGGCCCGGCCATCTCCACCGAACGGTTGATGCCGGAGAGCGCGGCATTGCTGTATACGCTGCGCATCGCGACACGCATTTCCGTTTCTTGCGGAATGTTGCCATTGGTGACGTGATCGATGTCACACGCGGTGACGGCAAGCACTTTCGCTATCGGGCGGATTCCTCCGCCGTGGTTCGCTTCGATGAGTCTGTCATCGATCCTGTAACGCAGGATGTGGAACTCGTGCTCGCGACCTGCTGGCCGTTCGACGCGGTCACGCCCGGCCCCGAGCGCTACATCCTTCACGCGACCTTGATCGGAACCGGTGAATAG
- a CDS encoding glycosyltransferase family 2 protein produces the protein MDDECRQRLEQLENRVALLERNLDLMSAGQRRSSLRSLWRRPPLWTFEQYPPRLLNLNTLGPAPAIPADAPRIAMVTPSYNHAQYLGATIASVTGQGYPNLHYHVQDGASIDGTLDLLKSFGEGFSWKSEPDAGQSSAINLGFAGVDCEIMAYLNSDDMLLPGTLAYVANYFTSHPDVDVVYGHRVFVDRDGLEVGRAVLPPHDGNALQYADYIPQETMFWRKRVWDRIGPIDESFHYAMDWDFILRAQAAGFKFARLPRFIACFRIHDAQKTAATYAVGVREMGILRRRVLGFDPSQMQIRRAIAPYLTKQLAYHYAYKLSLLRY, from the coding sequence ATGGACGACGAGTGCAGGCAGCGTCTGGAACAACTCGAAAACCGCGTCGCGCTGCTGGAAAGAAATCTGGACCTCATGTCCGCCGGGCAAAGACGCTCGAGTCTACGCAGCCTGTGGCGGCGCCCGCCGTTATGGACCTTCGAGCAGTATCCGCCCCGCCTCCTCAACCTGAATACCTTGGGACCCGCGCCTGCAATCCCCGCCGATGCGCCGCGGATTGCGATGGTCACGCCGAGCTACAATCATGCGCAATATCTCGGCGCCACGATCGCGAGCGTCACGGGCCAGGGCTATCCGAACCTGCATTATCACGTTCAGGACGGCGCCTCGATCGACGGTACGCTCGATCTCCTGAAGAGCTTCGGCGAGGGCTTCAGCTGGAAGAGCGAGCCGGACGCGGGGCAGTCGAGCGCCATCAATCTCGGATTCGCCGGTGTCGACTGCGAGATCATGGCTTACCTCAACAGCGACGACATGCTCCTGCCAGGAACACTCGCCTATGTCGCCAATTACTTCACGTCGCACCCCGACGTCGACGTCGTCTACGGCCATCGCGTCTTCGTCGATCGCGATGGGCTTGAAGTCGGGCGCGCCGTGCTGCCGCCGCACGACGGCAACGCGTTGCAATATGCCGACTACATTCCGCAGGAGACGATGTTCTGGCGCAAGCGCGTGTGGGACAGGATCGGGCCGATCGACGAGAGCTTCCACTACGCCATGGACTGGGACTTCATCCTGCGGGCGCAAGCGGCGGGATTCAAATTCGCGCGCCTGCCGCGATTTATCGCCTGCTTCCGCATCCACGATGCACAGAAGACAGCGGCAACCTATGCAGTCGGCGTCAGGGAGATGGGTATCCTGCGTCGGCGCGTTCTCGGCTTCGATCCGTCGCAGATGCAGATCCGACGCGCCATCGCTCCCTATCTCACGAAGCAACTGGCCTACCACTACGCGTACAAGCTGAGCCTGCTGCGCTACTGA